In Bacteroidota bacterium, the following proteins share a genomic window:
- a CDS encoding toxin-antitoxin system YwqK family antitoxin, producing the protein MKQFLLLIFFCKIAYAQSTNSDTLNQTDAATGLKQGYWIVYNSIKKLPAYPAEAKVEEGRFADSKKIGIWKMYYPSGILKSEITYTDNRPKGYAKMYYENGKLQEEGQWENNRWVGDYKSYHDNGQVFFDFKYNNSGKREGEQQYFYDNGQIMMKGEMHDGKEAGVWEERYENGDIRAKKAFNNGNLDPENTEVYAPKAPLPPKKEEPTSKETSKVVDTKVEQTNAAQKPFDGNGYAKLFLPGARISKDGEFKNYRLMSGKDYIYNTDGILERIAVYKDGKYVGEAPIEDKDK; encoded by the coding sequence ATGAAACAGTTTCTACTTTTAATTTTCTTTTGCAAAATAGCATACGCCCAATCCACCAACAGCGATACACTCAACCAAACAGACGCTGCCACCGGATTGAAACAAGGTTATTGGATTGTTTATAACAGCATCAAAAAACTTCCTGCGTATCCGGCAGAAGCAAAAGTGGAAGAAGGACGATTTGCCGACAGCAAAAAAATCGGCATCTGGAAAATGTATTATCCAAGCGGAATTCTTAAAAGTGAAATTACTTATACTGATAACCGCCCGAAAGGATATGCCAAAATGTATTACGAAAACGGAAAACTTCAGGAAGAAGGCCAGTGGGAAAATAACAGATGGGTAGGCGATTATAAATCTTATCATGATAACGGGCAGGTTTTCTTTGACTTTAAATATAATAACAGCGGAAAGCGTGAAGGCGAGCAACAATATTTTTATGACAACGGTCAGATTATGATGAAGGGAGAAATGCACGATGGAAAAGAAGCAGGAGTTTGGGAAGAGCGCTATGAAAACGGAGATATCCGTGCTAAGAAAGCATTTAATAACGGAAATTTGGATCCTGAAAATACCGAAGTATATGCACCCAAAGCGCCATTGCCTCCCAAAAAAGAAGAGCCAACTTCCAAAGAAACATCTAAGGTGGTTGATACCAAAGTTGAGCAAACCAATGCCGCTCAAAAACCTTTCGATGGAAACGGATATGCAAAACTTTTCTTACCAGGCGCAAGAATTTCCAAAGATGGAGAATTCAAAAACTACCGTCTCATGAGCGGGAAAGATTATATTTATAATACGGACGGCATCCTCGAAAGAATTGCTGTATATAAAGATGGAAAATATGTCGGTGAGGCCCCGATAGAAGATAAGGATAAATAA
- a CDS encoding NAD-dependent epimerase/dehydratase family protein, with amino-acid sequence MGTEKILVIGSSGQIGTELTEKLQEIYGTANIIASDIKKQFNHKGIFEELDILDNERLNEVISDHSITQVYLLAALLSATAEKNPQFAWKLNMNSLLSVLELGKEKKIKKIFWPSSIAVFGPTTPKENVPQVTVTEPTTVYGISKLAGERWCEYYFMKYGVDVRSVRYPGLISYKSPPGGGTTDYAVDIFYQATLKGRYECFLSENTYLPMMYMPDAIRATIELMETDSQNVKVRSSYNVSAMSFSPKEIAEEIKKNISSFQISFKPDFRQEIADSWPKSIDDSQAKKEWRWKHKFSLPETTIDMLKNIPFKNENSP; translated from the coding sequence ATGGGCACAGAGAAAATACTTGTAATCGGTTCATCGGGACAAATTGGAACTGAACTCACCGAAAAACTCCAGGAAATTTACGGAACTGCAAATATAATTGCTTCCGACATTAAAAAACAGTTCAATCACAAAGGAATTTTTGAAGAGTTGGATATTTTGGATAATGAAAGATTGAACGAAGTTATTTCCGACCATTCCATTACGCAAGTGTATCTTCTTGCCGCGCTTCTTTCCGCCACCGCTGAAAAAAATCCGCAGTTCGCCTGGAAATTAAATATGAATAGTTTGCTAAGTGTTCTTGAATTGGGAAAAGAAAAAAAAATTAAAAAAATATTTTGGCCAAGTTCAATTGCGGTTTTTGGTCCGACTACGCCAAAAGAAAATGTTCCTCAGGTTACCGTTACAGAACCAACAACCGTTTACGGAATCAGCAAACTTGCCGGTGAGCGCTGGTGCGAATATTATTTTATGAAATACGGAGTGGATGTGAGAAGTGTTCGTTATCCCGGCCTTATCAGTTATAAATCTCCTCCGGGCGGAGGAACCACTGATTATGCTGTAGATATTTTTTACCAGGCAACACTCAAGGGCAGGTATGAATGTTTTCTTTCAGAGAATACTTATTTGCCGATGATGTATATGCCCGATGCCATTCGCGCCACAATTGAATTAATGGAAACAGATTCACAAAATGTGAAAGTTCGTTCTTCGTATAATGTAAGTGCGATGAGTTTTTCTCCAAAGGAAATTGCGGAAGAGATAAAGAAAAATATTTCCTCGTTTCAAATTTCTTTTAAACCCGATTTCCGCCAGGAGATTGCTGATTCCTGGCCTAAAAGCATTGATGATTCTCAGGCGAAAAAAGAGTGGCGGTGGAAGCATAAATTTTCATTGCCCGAAACAACTATTGACATGTTGAAAAATATTCCCTTTAAAAATGAAAATTCACCCTAA
- a CDS encoding rhodanese-related sulfurtransferase → MKEQKFPSRKELLKRLHEETFKRVTFSFYRYVIIDEPENLRDELLKKWRGLNIFGRIYLAHEGINAQMSIPESNFEKFRKELYSDKRFKNVPFKIAVEDNGKSFYKLTVKVRKKIVADGLSDDSFDVTNVGKHLAAEEWNEAMKKKETVVVDMRNFYESEVGKFENAICPDAHSFRQALPIAKDLLKGKEEKKILLYCTGGIRCEKASAYLKHHGFNNVNQLYGGIIEYAREVKAKNLESKFNGKNFVFDERMGERITDEIISRCYQCGNLCDTHYNCANDGCHLLFIQCESCREKYEACCSEECRKIIHLPAEEQKKIQRETARNVPAAVFSSRKRAKKISSQP, encoded by the coding sequence GTGAAAGAACAAAAATTTCCTTCCAGAAAAGAATTATTGAAACGTTTGCACGAAGAAACTTTCAAAAGAGTCACGTTTTCGTTTTACCGCTATGTAATTATTGACGAACCCGAAAATTTGCGCGATGAACTTTTAAAAAAATGGAGAGGGTTAAATATTTTCGGAAGAATTTATCTGGCGCACGAAGGCATTAACGCGCAGATGAGCATTCCCGAATCCAACTTTGAAAAATTCAGGAAGGAATTATATTCGGATAAACGATTTAAAAATGTTCCGTTCAAAATTGCTGTGGAAGACAACGGAAAATCTTTTTACAAACTCACTGTCAAAGTCAGAAAAAAAATTGTGGCAGATGGCTTGAGCGATGATTCATTTGATGTAACCAACGTAGGCAAGCATTTAGCCGCTGAAGAATGGAACGAAGCAATGAAGAAAAAGGAAACTGTTGTGGTTGATATGCGCAACTTTTACGAAAGCGAAGTTGGAAAATTTGAAAACGCAATTTGTCCCGATGCGCATAGTTTTCGCCAGGCGCTTCCTATTGCGAAAGATTTGCTGAAAGGAAAAGAAGAGAAAAAAATTCTTCTCTACTGCACAGGAGGAATCCGCTGTGAAAAAGCGAGCGCTTATCTGAAACATCACGGCTTCAACAATGTGAACCAACTTTACGGAGGAATCATTGAATATGCGCGCGAAGTGAAAGCAAAAAATCTCGAATCAAAATTCAATGGAAAGAATTTTGTTTTTGACGAACGGATGGGAGAAAGAATAACCGATGAAATTATTAGCCGATGCTATCAATGCGGAAATCTTTGCGACACGCATTACAACTGCGCGAATGACGGTTGCCATTTGCTTTTTATTCAATGTGAATCCTGCAGAGAAAAATACGAAGCGTGCTGCTCGGAAGAATGCCGGAAAATAATTCATCTTCCCGCTGAAGAGCAGAAAAAAATCCAGCGCGAAACTGCGCGCAATGTTCCGGCAGCAGTTTTTTCCAGCCGGAAGCGTGCAAAAAAAATTTCATCTCAACCTTAA
- the hisF gene encoding imidazole glycerol phosphate synthase subunit HisF yields the protein MLAKRIIPCLDIKDGRTVKGVNFENLRDAGDAVELGELYAKNGADELVFLDITATNEKRKTLSELVKKIALHVNIPFTVGGGISSVEDVSILLHSGADKISINTSAVKNPNLISDLAKRFGSQCVVVAIDAKETNGEWDVFLNGGKVPTEINALQWAKEAEQKGAGEILLTSMNHDGTKNGFAIELTKKISESVNIPVIASGGAGTMEHFAEVFEKGKADAALAASIFHFKEIAISSLKKFLKEKNIPVRN from the coding sequence GTGCTTGCCAAAAGAATTATTCCCTGCCTCGACATCAAAGACGGTCGCACTGTAAAAGGCGTGAACTTTGAAAACCTCCGCGATGCTGGCGATGCAGTCGAACTCGGAGAACTCTATGCAAAGAACGGAGCCGATGAATTAGTTTTTCTCGACATCACCGCAACAAACGAAAAAAGAAAAACACTTTCCGAACTTGTAAAAAAAATTGCGCTTCACGTAAACATTCCTTTCACGGTGGGAGGAGGAATTTCTTCTGTGGAAGATGTTTCCATTCTTTTGCATTCAGGCGCGGATAAAATTTCCATCAACACTTCCGCAGTGAAAAACCCAAACCTTATTTCTGATTTAGCAAAAAGATTCGGAAGCCAATGTGTGGTTGTTGCCATTGACGCAAAAGAAACAAATGGAGAATGGGACGTTTTTTTGAATGGAGGTAAAGTTCCTACAGAAATAAACGCATTACAATGGGCGAAAGAAGCCGAGCAAAAAGGAGCCGGAGAAATTCTTCTCACTTCCATGAATCACGATGGAACCAAAAACGGTTTTGCAATTGAACTGACAAAAAAAATTTCTGAGTCGGTGAATATTCCTGTCATTGCTTCGGGCGGAGCGGGAACGATGGAACATTTTGCCGAAGTATTTGAAAAAGGAAAAGCCGATGCCGCGCTTGCTGCCAGCATTTTTCATTTTAAGGAAATTGCAATTTCTTCTCTTAAAAAATTTCTGAAAGAAAAAAATATTCCTGTCAGAAACTGA
- the hemA gene encoding glutamyl-tRNA reductase, with the protein MNRFKIIAVTHKNFDISDIGKFHIDEKEWSARLSDLKTKMGINELMFLSTCNRVEFLLNTSQNINKDFIEKFILAVYPEIRKEDLEKTISSALVFENSEALEHLFNVASSLDSLVVGEREIITQVRNAYELCHKLDLTGDLLRLVIQKTIECAKEVYTKTNIANKPVSIVSLAYRKLKELHVKPDARFLIIGAGVTNSTMGKYLKKHGLTNFVVFNRTLSNGEKLANELGGEAFSLGELKNYKNGFDVIVSCTGSSQPIITKEIYSSLLGNDKNRKIIIDLAVPGDLDSEVHKHFDVNLISIENLKIIAEQNLREREKEMDACKKIISHHIAEFNQLFKERKVELAMSDVPKKVKEIRETAVNEVFAKDIEKLDEQSKETLDKIISYLEKKYISVPMKMAKEILIDEASTK; encoded by the coding sequence ATGAATCGCTTTAAAATCATAGCTGTCACACACAAGAATTTCGACATTTCAGATATCGGAAAATTCCATATTGATGAAAAGGAATGGAGCGCTCGCCTTTCCGATTTAAAAACAAAAATGGGAATTAACGAGCTTATGTTTCTTTCCACCTGCAACCGTGTGGAATTTTTGCTGAACACTTCTCAAAACATTAATAAAGATTTCATAGAGAAATTTATTCTTGCGGTCTATCCCGAAATCCGAAAAGAAGATCTGGAAAAAACAATTTCTTCCGCTTTGGTTTTCGAAAACTCCGAAGCGCTCGAACATCTTTTCAATGTGGCTTCTTCACTCGATTCGCTTGTTGTGGGCGAAAGAGAAATCATAACGCAAGTTCGAAATGCCTATGAACTTTGCCACAAACTTGATTTGACCGGAGATTTGCTCCGCCTTGTAATTCAAAAAACAATTGAGTGCGCAAAAGAAGTTTATACTAAAACAAATATTGCCAACAAACCTGTTTCAATTGTTTCCCTTGCCTATAGAAAATTAAAAGAACTTCACGTAAAACCTGATGCGCGTTTTCTCATTATTGGCGCTGGAGTTACAAATTCCACGATGGGAAAATATTTGAAGAAGCACGGGCTGACAAATTTTGTTGTGTTCAACCGAACACTTTCCAACGGGGAAAAATTGGCAAATGAACTCGGAGGGGAAGCATTTTCACTCGGTGAATTGAAAAATTATAAAAACGGTTTTGATGTAATTGTTTCCTGCACCGGTTCTTCGCAGCCAATTATCACAAAAGAAATTTATTCCTCTTTACTTGGAAATGATAAGAACAGAAAAATAATTATTGATCTTGCTGTGCCGGGCGATTTGGATTCAGAAGTGCACAAACATTTCGATGTAAATCTCATTTCGATTGAGAATCTTAAAATTATCGCTGAACAAAATCTCCGCGAACGCGAAAAAGAAATGGACGCTTGCAAAAAAATTATTTCTCATCATATAGCAGAATTTAATCAACTGTTCAAAGAAAGAAAAGTAGAACTCGCGATGAGCGATGTTCCGAAAAAAGTAAAAGAGATTCGTGAAACGGCAGTGAACGAAGTTTTCGCAAAAGACATTGAGAAGCTGGATGAGCAGTCGAAAGAAACGCTCGACAAAATAATTTCTTACCTCGAGAAAAAATATATCAGCGTGCCAATGAAAATGGCAAAGGAAATTCTCATCGATGAAGCTTCCACAAAGTGA
- the hemC gene encoding hydroxymethylbilane synthase, translating to MKSKIIIGSRGSDLALWQANFILRELKKIKFDVEIKIIKTQGDIVQNLSWDKMEGKGFFTKEIEDALLNKEIDLAVHSHKDLPTEEAKGLIIAAVSEREDPSELLLINKNAVDEKEIFFLKQNAIVGTSSARRKSQMLAWRNDLQLEDLRGNVPTRIQKLRDKKYDAILIANAGVSRLEVDLSEFHSEKLDPKEFIPAPAQGVLALQIRESDKELFQKLQKINSKEIQEIISVERKVMNLFQGGCQLPLGVYCEKDETENGNAIYKVRIAKADKWNSFPKYFYFESKMAEGFAKKNVEKIKSVKPSSVFISRDEKKNDFFKRCLEANGYKVFCQSLIEIKQIPLKKFPKTDWIFFSSKNAVKYFFKQNPTMNGAKFGAVSKSTAEEIRRYGKRAEFIGSADNTKLTGKKFSSLIGNKKVLFPQAKGSMKTIQQQLKKEQVIDVAVYETIKIDECQLPTADCQLFIFTSPSNVEAFLEKNKISAQQKVIAMGDATANALQKYKVKVNAKPASFDDLGLVQAVMSL from the coding sequence ATGAAAAGTAAAATTATCATAGGAAGCCGTGGAAGCGACCTTGCATTGTGGCAAGCCAATTTTATTTTGCGTGAACTGAAAAAAATAAAATTTGACGTTGAAATAAAAATTATTAAAACGCAGGGAGACATTGTTCAAAATCTTTCCTGGGATAAAATGGAAGGCAAAGGTTTTTTCACCAAAGAAATCGAAGATGCTCTGCTGAATAAGGAAATTGATTTAGCTGTACACTCACATAAAGATTTGCCTACAGAAGAAGCGAAAGGATTAATCATTGCTGCTGTTTCAGAACGCGAAGACCCGAGCGAACTTTTGCTAATAAATAAAAATGCGGTTGATGAGAAAGAAATTTTTTTTCTCAAACAAAATGCAATAGTCGGAACTTCATCCGCCAGAAGAAAATCGCAGATGCTCGCCTGGAGAAATGATTTGCAGTTGGAAGATTTACGCGGAAATGTTCCCACACGAATTCAAAAACTTCGCGACAAAAAATACGATGCAATATTAATTGCCAATGCTGGAGTTTCAAGATTAGAAGTTGATTTAAGCGAATTCCATTCTGAAAAATTAGACCCGAAAGAATTTATTCCCGCGCCAGCACAGGGAGTTCTTGCTTTGCAGATTCGCGAAAGCGACAAAGAACTTTTTCAAAAACTTCAGAAAATAAATTCCAAAGAAATTCAGGAAATAATTTCTGTTGAACGTAAAGTGATGAATTTATTTCAGGGTGGTTGTCAGTTGCCGCTTGGAGTTTATTGTGAGAAAGATGAAACTGAAAACGGAAATGCTATATATAAGGTAAGAATTGCCAAAGCAGACAAGTGGAATTCTTTTCCAAAATATTTTTATTTTGAATCGAAGATGGCAGAAGGATTTGCTAAAAAAAATGTTGAGAAAATAAAATCAGTAAAACCTTCTTCTGTTTTTATTTCAAGAGATGAAAAGAAGAATGATTTCTTTAAGCGATGTTTGGAAGCCAATGGCTACAAAGTTTTTTGTCAATCATTGATTGAAATAAAACAAATTCCTCTGAAAAAATTTCCCAAAACTGATTGGATTTTTTTCTCCAGCAAAAATGCAGTGAAATATTTCTTCAAGCAAAATCCAACTATGAACGGAGCAAAGTTTGGAGCGGTAAGCAAATCTACCGCAGAAGAAATCCGCAGATATGGAAAGCGCGCAGAGTTTATCGGAAGCGCAGACAATACAAAACTCACAGGAAAAAAATTCTCTTCGTTAATCGGAAACAAAAAAGTTTTATTTCCCCAGGCGAAAGGAAGTATGAAAACTATTCAGCAACAATTGAAGAAAGAACAGGTGATTGATGTGGCTGTCTATGAAACTATAAAGATAGATGAGTGCCAACTGCCAACTGCCGACTGCCAACTTTTTATTTTTACAAGTCCTTCAAATGTTGAAGCTTTCTTAGAAAAAAATAAAATCAGTGCTCAACAAAAAGTAATTGCAATGGGAGACGCAACGGCAAACGCTCTGCAGAAATATAAAGTGAAAGTAAATGCAAAGCCCGCATCATTCGATGATTTAGGATTGGTGCAGGCAGTAATGTCTTTATAA
- the hemB gene encoding porphobilinogen synthase, whose product MIQRPRRLRKNSIIRELIAETRLSRDMFIYPYFIVPGKKVIHKIDAMPGINHFSIDELVKDVEKGLKLGVNKILLFGVGEEKTKDASSSFSNNSIVVKAVKELKKKFGEDIYVITDVCVCAYTTHGHCGILHDNYVHNDSSVEVLAKMALAHAQAGADMVAPSDMMDGRVGAIRNLLDENNFENTAIMSYAIKFSSSYYGPFREAADSAPQKGDRKSYQMDFRNGREAIKEALLDEQEGADILMVKPALAYMDVISNLRANTLLPVACYNVSGEYSMVKAAAQKNWIDEQKIVMENFHSLARAGADIIISYHTREMLKKNWL is encoded by the coding sequence GTGATACAACGACCGAGACGGCTCAGAAAAAATTCAATCATCCGCGAACTCATAGCGGAAACACGTCTTTCAAGAGATATGTTCATCTATCCGTATTTTATTGTTCCGGGAAAAAAAGTCATTCATAAAATTGATGCGATGCCCGGAATAAATCATTTTTCCATAGATGAATTAGTAAAGGATGTGGAGAAAGGATTGAAACTTGGAGTGAATAAAATTTTATTGTTCGGGGTTGGAGAAGAAAAAACAAAAGATGCGAGTTCATCGTTCAGCAATAATTCAATTGTGGTGAAGGCAGTGAAAGAGTTGAAGAAAAAATTCGGAGAAGATATTTATGTTATTACTGACGTTTGCGTGTGCGCTTACACCACGCACGGGCACTGCGGAATTCTGCACGATAATTATGTACACAATGATTCTTCGGTGGAAGTGCTGGCGAAAATGGCACTCGCTCACGCACAGGCAGGCGCGGATATGGTTGCGCCTTCGGATATGATGGACGGAAGAGTTGGCGCAATAAGAAATCTTTTGGATGAAAATAATTTTGAGAACACCGCGATTATGTCGTACGCAATAAAATTTTCTTCCTCTTATTACGGACCCTTTCGTGAAGCAGCTGATTCTGCTCCGCAAAAAGGCGACAGAAAATCTTACCAGATGGATTTTAGAAATGGTCGTGAAGCAATTAAAGAAGCATTGCTCGATGAACAGGAAGGCGCAGATATTTTAATGGTGAAGCCCGCGCTGGCGTATATGGATGTGATTTCAAATCTCCGCGCAAATACGTTGCTTCCTGTTGCGTGCTACAATGTTTCAGGAGAATATTCAATGGTGAAAGCCGCAGCGCAAAAAAATTGGATTGACGAACAAAAAATCGTGATGGAAAATTTTCACTCGCTCGCCCGCGCAGGAGCAGACATAATTATTTCTTACCACACGAGGGAAATGCTGAAGAAAAACTGGCTGTAA
- a CDS encoding glycosyltransferase family 4 protein encodes MLIAVNTRLLLKDKLEGIGWFTYESLKRITKNHPEHKFLFLFDRPFSEEFIFSDNVSPLVVAPQARHPFLWWWWFEQSLPKIFHKHEPDLFLSPDGFLSLCSSVKQIPVIHDLNFEYYPEDIPFIARKYYKKYFPQFAKKATRIATVSEYSKQDISKLYKISPEKIDVVYDGANEAFKPISEEEKKKVKWKYANGSDYFLFIGALHPRKNVARLLLAFDEFKKSFPSKTKLLIAGEKMWKTGDIETAFSSMKFREDVIFAGRLGANDLKDVMASAFALVFVPYFEGFGIPIVEAMYCAVPVITSNVTSMPEVAGNAGLLVDPFSVDSIKEGMLKIYKDETLRNKLIENGKRQRENFSWDKTADKLWKCIEKTF; translated from the coding sequence ATGTTGATAGCCGTAAATACACGACTCCTTTTAAAAGACAAACTCGAAGGCATCGGCTGGTTTACCTATGAATCGCTGAAGCGGATTACAAAAAATCATCCCGAACATAAATTTTTATTTCTCTTTGACCGCCCGTTCTCCGAAGAATTTATTTTTTCAGATAATGTTTCTCCTCTTGTAGTAGCACCGCAAGCACGACATCCGTTTTTATGGTGGTGGTGGTTTGAGCAATCGCTGCCGAAAATTTTTCACAAGCACGAACCGGATTTGTTTCTTTCGCCCGATGGATTTCTTTCTTTGTGTTCATCTGTGAAACAAATTCCGGTGATTCACGATTTGAATTTTGAATATTATCCTGAGGATATTCCATTCATTGCAAGAAAATATTATAAAAAATATTTTCCTCAGTTTGCGAAGAAGGCAACACGCATTGCTACTGTTTCCGAATATTCCAAACAGGATATCTCCAAACTTTATAAAATCTCTCCTGAAAAAATTGATGTGGTGTATGACGGGGCGAATGAAGCATTCAAGCCAATCTCTGAAGAAGAAAAGAAAAAAGTAAAATGGAAATACGCAAACGGTTCCGATTATTTTCTTTTCATTGGCGCGCTTCATCCAAGAAAAAATGTTGCAAGACTGCTTTTAGCTTTTGATGAATTCAAAAAAAGTTTTCCGTCAAAAACAAAATTGTTAATTGCCGGTGAAAAGATGTGGAAAACTGGTGATATCGAAACTGCATTTTCCTCTATGAAATTTCGCGAGGATGTTATTTTCGCAGGCAGATTAGGAGCAAACGATTTGAAAGATGTAATGGCATCTGCGTTTGCACTGGTTTTCGTTCCGTACTTTGAAGGTTTTGGAATTCCGATTGTGGAAGCAATGTATTGCGCTGTGCCGGTGATTACTTCAAACGTCACATCCATGCCGGAAGTCGCAGGTAATGCAGGTTTACTTGTTGACCCCTTTTCGGTTGATTCAATAAAAGAAGGGATGTTGAAAATTTATAAAGATGAAACTTTGAGAAATAAATTAATTGAAAACGGAAAAAGACAAAGAGAAAATTTTTCATGGGATAAAACGGCTGATAAACTTTGGAAATGCATAGAAAAAACTTTTTGA
- a CDS encoding ribonuclease HII, with protein MLKPYFDKTLLEAGCDEAGRGCLAGPVFASAVILPRASGFSSDKELKKHLKALRKVNDSKQLTHEIRMELRPLIEQTAIAFAVGVCSVEEIDEINILNASFKAMHKAVEKLNIEPELLLIDGNRFNKYNSASGKKIAHQCIIEGDGKYLSIACASILAKTYRDDYMKGLHEKFPHYGWEQNKGYATRGHRYVIEQSGICEHHRKSFTLFPSQLELEFAEGKESE; from the coding sequence CTGCTAAAACCATACTTCGATAAAACTTTACTGGAAGCCGGTTGCGATGAAGCAGGCAGAGGTTGCCTTGCCGGACCGGTGTTTGCCTCTGCAGTAATTCTTCCGCGTGCTTCCGGATTTTCTTCCGACAAAGAATTGAAAAAACATTTGAAGGCATTGCGGAAAGTAAATGACTCAAAACAACTCACGCATGAAATAAGAATGGAACTTCGTCCGCTTATAGAGCAAACTGCAATTGCATTCGCTGTCGGAGTTTGTTCGGTGGAAGAAATTGACGAGATAAATATTCTGAATGCTTCTTTCAAAGCCATGCACAAGGCAGTTGAAAAATTAAATATAGAACCGGAACTTCTTTTAATTGATGGAAACCGTTTCAACAAATATAATTCTGCCTCGGGAAAAAAAATTGCGCATCAGTGTATCATTGAAGGTGACGGAAAATATCTTTCCATCGCCTGCGCTTCCATTCTCGCCAAAACGTATCGCGATGATTATATGAAAGGGCTCCACGAAAAATTTCCGCATTACGGATGGGAACAGAATAAAGGATACGCTACGCGCGGGCACCGCTATGTAATTGAGCAAAGCGGAATCTGCGAACATCATCGCAAGAGTTTCACGCTTTTCCCTTCACAACTTGAATTGGAATTTGCCGAAGGGAAAGAAAGCGAATAA